In one window of Euwallacea similis isolate ESF13 chromosome 4, ESF131.1, whole genome shotgun sequence DNA:
- the LOC136408079 gene encoding probable serine hydrolase isoform X1, producing the protein MMTLLKTFLKLPKCSAVIRAFSSENHVQEVSIPVPWGEIRGKWWGPTDQRPILCLHGWQDNCGTFDRLIPLLQKNVGFLAIDFPGHGYSSRLPIGIYYHFTTYMLTIQYIKKFFQWSKVSLMGHSLGGISCYTYTMLYPENVDFVICLDGAKPTINKNRIGIMAKYIDKFLQSNEQVSSGKEPPSYSIEEIKLKVHAPNKGSVDLEYTPYIIERNIAPSKEHPGKYYFTRDPRLKSGELLSFSQEELIEHAHNITCPIFMSKHKQGSYYEVKQNFYEVLDVLKRSSRDCDFHYVEGTHHGHLNNPEELAGLVSNFIRKHNIEDRNIGGITPDIIVNKDPKMNKIFLTNT; encoded by the exons ATGATGACTCTTTTAAAGACATTTCTAAAATTGCCCAAGTGTTCAGCTGTTATACGAGCCTTCTCCAGTGAAAACCATGTTCAAGAAGTTTCGATTCCAGTACCATGGGGAGAAATCAGAGGAAAGTGGTGGGGCCCTACAGATCAAAGACCTATCTTATGCCTACATGGATGGCAA GACAATTGTGGTACCTTTGACCGCCTTATTCctctattacaaaaaaatgttggatTTCTCGCAATAGACTTCCCGGGTCATGGATACTCATCCCGTCTCCCTATTGGAATATATTACCATTTCACCACTTACATGTTGACAATtcagtatattaaaaaattctttcagtGGTCCAAAGTATCTTTGATGGGCCACTCACTTGGTGGTATTTCTTGTTACACCTACACGATGCTTTACCCTGAAAACGTAGATTTTGTGATATGCCTGGACGGAGCTAAGCCAACGATTAATAAGAATCGAATTGGTATTATGGCAAAATATATTGACAAATTTTTGCAAAGTAATGAACAAGTTTCAAGTGGTAAAGAGCCTCCGAGCTACAGTATTGAAGAAATCAAACTGAAGGTACATGCGCCGAACAAAGGGTCGGTGGATCTAGAATACACCCCCTATATCATTGAAAGAAACATTGCTCCATCTAAAGAACACCCAGGAAAATACTACTTCACTAGAGATCCACGATTAAAATCAGGAGAACTGCTTAGCTTTTCTCAAGAAGAACTAATTGAACATGCTCATAATATTACATGCCCAATTTTTATGTCGAAACATAAGCAAGGATCTTACTACGAAGttaaacaaaacttttatGAAGTTCTTGATGTGTTGAAGCGTAGCAGTCGGGACTGCGACTTTCATTATGTAGAGGGCACACATCACGGTCACTTAAATAATCCAGAGGAACTTGCTGGGTTAGTCAGCAACTTTATTCGAAAGCATAATATTGAAGACCGAAATATAGGTGGTATTACCCCTGatataattgtaaataaagatcctaaaatgaataaaatatttttaacaaatacatag
- the LOC136408079 gene encoding probable serine hydrolase isoform X2, which translates to MMTLLKTFLKLPKCSAVIRAFSSENHVQEVSIPVPWGEIRGKWWGPTDQRPILCLHGWQDNCGSFDRLLPLLSRNIGYLAVDFPGHGFSTRIPVGCFYNITVFLLTVEYIRKYFSWPKVSLLGHSLGGATSLIYSLMYPDRVDMLTCMDIHLPLWPKHHVSLTSNIIEDFPRSNEFLASKKEPPSYRISEIKKKLHASLSESIQIKCVKYIMNRNLAPSKIHPEKYYFTRDPRLKQCEMFCFTNAELSKNAPNIKCPVFLLRASSHGTYHEKFYEILEVFKKNGIECVFRFVKGTHHVHLNNPETFAEDLNTFLLKNYNAENRSLSNVKEDVFVNEEDDVRIKESFN; encoded by the exons ATGATGACTCTTTTAAAGACATTTCTAAAATTGCCCAAGTGTTCAGCTGTTATACGAGCCTTCTCCAGTGAAAACCATGTTCAAGAAGTTTCGATTCCAGTACCATGGGGAGAAATCAGAGGAAAGTGGTGGGGCCCTACAGATCAAAGACCTATCTTATGCCTACATGGATGGCAA GACAACTGTGGTTCATTTGATCGACTATTGCCCCTTCTAAGCAGAAACATTGGATATCTAGCTGTGGATTTTCCAGGTCATGGCTTCTCTACTCGCATACCAGTTGGCTGTTTCTACAACATTACTGTTTTTCTACTGACTGTTGAGTACATCCGCAAATACTTTAGTTGGCCCAAAGTTTCACTGCTTGGACATTCCTTAGGCGGTGCCACAAGTTTAATCTACTCTTTAATGTACCCTGACAGGGTAGACATGTTAACCTGTATGGACATTCATTTGCCTTTATGGCCAAAGCACCATGTGTCTCTAACTAGCAATATTATAGAAGATTTTCCTCGGTCCAATGAGTTTCTCGCAAGTAAAAAGGAACCTCCAAGTTACAGaatatctgaaattaaaaagaaactgcACGCTTCGCTCAGCGAGTCAATTCAAATCAAATGCGTGAAGTATATTATGAATCGTAACTTAGCTCCTTCGAAAATACATCCTGAAAAATACTATTTCACTAGAGATCCTCGGTTAAAACAGTGTGAAATGTTCTGTTTTACGAATGCAGAATTGTCTAAAAACGCGCCCAACATTAAATGTCCAGTATTTCTACTGAGAGCTTCGTCCCATGGAACATaccatgaaaaattttacgaaattctcgaagtatttaagaaaaatggtaTTGAGTGTGTTTTTCGTTTTGTAAAAGGAACGCATCACGTTCATCTCAACAATCCTGAGACGTTTGCTGAGGATTTAAACACTTTCCTGCTTAAGAATTATAACGCTGAAAACCGCAGTTTGAGCAACGTTAAAGAGGATGTCTTTGTTAATGAAGAAGATGATGTTCGGATCaaggaaagttttaattag